The Engystomops pustulosus chromosome 7, aEngPut4.maternal, whole genome shotgun sequence DNA window AATTGCCTTGCATAGACCTGGAgcctttttgtatattggcaccacattcgccttgtgccagtcacttggcaccgcaCCAGACATTAGGGGATCCCTGACAGCGGCACAACAATAACAGGACTGGGTTCTTTAAGAACTGTGGGGTGTAACCCGTTTGGCCCAGGAGCCTTGTGCACATTTACTCAATTatgtccttttttggggggtgatATGTTTTGTTATCTTTGGCCACACTTGCCTGTTACTGTTGGGGTACAGGTAGTGCACCCCCTTATACAGATCTGATTCCCATAAGATCACAATCTCTATAGGGCCGTGTACCTGACAGAAGGTGCACCAGGATTTAGTGTAGTGCAGACCCCCTACAGACAGAAATGTACCCAAACACCTCCCCAGACCCCCGGAGCTATAAGATGGTATGTGGTGGTCTGGTAAAGGGGCGACCCTCCAATATGGACCTGCAGGGGGAGACACTGGATGTGATGCAGCTGTAACTTATGAACGCCATGACAGTGGAGCAGACCTGAGCCTCGGGGAGATCTCCTAATGTGGTGTAAAGGACTGGTAGACTCCTTCATGTGGTTTATCATTTatttagtatatatggtgtagaccTTGTCTTTGTCCTGTACACATGGCGCCAGTCATGTCTTCCTCCATAGTGTCTGGTTTACCACAGCGCAGGAGGAATCCgaggaacctgcaggagacaagaccaggggacactgtgactggGGAGACCCTCTACCATCATCAGGGTTAGGAGTAACGAGGATTTCCCTAACACCTCCACATCGGCAGTGAGTGGGGGGTCCCGACTCTCCAGGGACAGGATCTCCCTGCAAATCCGAGGTGTTTCCTGTTCCTAGAGAGACATCGATCGCTGCACCCACAGTCCCCGAGGAAGGAGAAGGAGGTTATTTTGTAGTCTTACCCCAGATCCCAGGGTCTCAGCATCTGGAGGGCGGGTACAGGGGAGATGTTCTCCTTCTATGTCCTGAGCTGTTACTCCCTCCATATAGGACATGCATGGCCAGGGGAGGACACCGGATGGAGAGGCTTGGATTGGagcttctcttctctcctctttggGGTCTCCTCGGAGTTGTAGGGCTGCTTTCTGGGGTTTATAGAGTGAATGGACTTTTGGAAAAGGGAGATGGGAGAATCTTTGTATAAGAAGGCGCTGGGCTCAAAATGGATCCAGAGTCTGTTCTGATCAGTTTAGTATCTAATAGGTCCACTATCTGGGGTCCATATGGTATGGACTTTGTTAAAGGGACATGGAAATAGAGGTTCCAGGGGTCGGAGGAAAGAAGACCAAAGTTTTCTAGATGAATGAGAACTTAGTGGGTCtatcttatcagtttaatatctaatATGTCCGCTCTCTGGGGTCCATATAGTAAATGGACTTTTGGAAAAAGGACATGGAAAAAGAGGTGAAGCCTTCTTCCAGGAAATGTGTAGTAGACACTTTGGGCTCAAAATGGATCCAGGGTCTGTTCTGATCAGTTTAATATCTAATATGTCCGCTCTCTGGGGAACATCGATTAAATGGACTTTTGGAGAAGAGACATGGACATAGAGGTGAAGCCTCCTCACAGGAAATGTGTAATATACAAGGAGTCTCTGTCGTCTTTCTATAAGAAGGCATTGGGCTCAAAATGGATCAAGGGTCTGTTCTGATCAGTTTAATATCTAATGTGTCCACTATCCGGGGTCCATATAGTAAATGGACTTTTGGAGAAGAGACATGGACATAGAGGTTCCAGGGGTCGGAGGAAAGAAGACCAAAGTTTTCTTGATTAATGAGAACTTAGTGGGTCTATCTGATCAGTTTAATATCTAATATGTCCGCTCTCTGGGGAACATATAGTTTGGGCTTTTGGAAAAGGGAGATGGGAGAATCATTGTATAAGGAGGCGCTGGGCCCAAAATGGATCCAGAGTCTGTTCTGATCAGTTTAATATCTAATATGTCCGCTCTCTGGGGTCCATATAGTTTGGGCTTTGGTAAAGGGACATGGACATAGAGGTTCCAGGGGTTCGGAGGAAAGAAGAGCGGAGTTCTCTTGATTAATGAGATTAGTGGGCCTAGTGTTTGAGGGAAGGAAGGATCCAGAGAAGAGACAGAATCCTATAAAAGAAAATATCAGCTTTGTGAAGAAGATTCAGGTTTGTGGAACAAGATATCCGGGGCAGAGGCCACCAGGAATATCTATGGAGGCTTCTTTACCATTTGTAGATGCAGGTCTGAGGAAATCGGACATCTCAAAGTTCTTCTACTCTGAGGAGTCCGGTCTACAGCAACGCAGGAGACATGGgaggaacctgcaggagacaAGGACAGGGGGAGATTGTGAGTCCTGATGTGGGGACCCTCTACCATCATCTCTAGTCGTGGGCATAGGGTAGGTGGCGcctctccagggacaagacaCAACATGGAATAAATAATCGGGACTCCCCTATAGATCTGTGGTGTTTCATGTTCCTAGAGAGGCTCCAGGAAGGAGCAGGATGACATCACACAGCCTTACCCTGGACCTTAGCGCTGTCTGGGCGGAGGAGCAGCACCTGGAGAGCCGTTACATGGAATATGTTCTCCTTCATGGACCTTCCTAATGGAGCACAGCGGATGGAGAGGCTTGGATCGCagcttctcttctctcctctttggTGGACGTGGATGAGGTAGGTCATCGATCAGTGGAAAGGCGCCAACCCCGCAGAGATGTGGGGCTTCCTGATGCCCCTGCCCAGGGACAAGACGGTTCTGGGCTCAAAATGGATCCAGTCTGTTCAGTTTAATTTTCTGATACGTCCGCCATCAAGAAATGAACAGGAAGATGGAGCTTTCCGCAGTCCTTCTATTCTGAAGTGTCAGCTCTGCAGCAACACAGGAGGAACCTCATGAACCTGCAGGAGACAAGACCAGCGGAGATCGTGTTCAGTCCTGATGTGAAGACCCTCCACCATCATCTCTACTCGGTGTCATGGGGGAGGAGTCAAGCACTTTACAAAGTTGTGTATTTACCTTGAGGGTTTCTTCTCCCctttgctgcttctgctgctgaaaGATGAAGATATTTATTAGTCATGTGACAAATATTATTAGGATCCCGGGACCCAGgaaatctaccccccccccctcccgctcaGAAAGAGCATTGAAACACAATAGGgagctgatatatatatatatacagaaagcgCCCCCTAGAGGAAGAAGGTAAAGTGTCAATCACCTCTTCCTGCCGCTGCCGGGGCTCAGGCACTTGGGCCTCCACCACTTGCGTCTTGGCCTAAAGGATAAAATAATAGATAAATCTCCATGAGTGGTGGAGTCACCCAGGATCAGTCCAGAAGAGGGAGGGTGaaccttatatacccctcatgtccccaatataccccttatatacccctcatgtccccaatataccccttatatacccctcatgtccccaatataccccttatatacccctcatgtcctccatataccccttatataaccctcatgtccccaatatacctcttatatacccctcatgtcctccatataccccttatatacccctcatgtcctccatataccccttatacccctcatgtccccaatataccccttatatacccctcatgtcccccgtatatcccttatatacccctcatgtcctccgtataccccttatatacccctcatgtcctccatatacccgttatatacccctcatgtcccccatataccccttatatacccctcatgtcccccatataccccttatatacccctcatgtcctccatataccccttatatacccctcatgtcctccatataccccttatatgccCCTCATGTCCCTCATATACCCCCTCATGTCCtcaatataccccttatatacccctcttgtcctccatatacccctcaagtcctccatataccccttatatacccatGAGAACCAAGAACATTGAAGAATGAGGGGAGGttctgattatcattgtagcttccctttaaCAGGAAGAATCTCGGAACATgatctccaatgataatccagtccTGTCCGCTCCTCCttactcctcctgcagtcccagcgcTGTACGCCTCTGGTGctccccaggactgcaggaggagcccTTGTGTACCGTCTGGTGAACTCTGGGTAAGGGACTGGGTGCCCGCAGAGAGGACTCCCATAGTTTTGCCACCACTGGTCCAGAATATTCTATACATTGAAGTTCTGGATCATGTTCCGTGGACACAGAGTGGAAGAGCTCAACACAgaaaagtatgtgacccccttgTGGAGTCCAGTAATGTCATAACAGTCCTATATACTTACTGGAGAGACTCCTCACTGGCCCAGGCCACCTTCACCTCTCGTCTGTGATAGAAAACACAGAGATCAATGTATGAGCTATAGATAACTATGTAACGTCTCCTATTACCTGGACATTATATCTGGACCCTGCACTCACCTTCCCAGACCCTCTATGTCCTCCTCCAGATGTTCCTCTATCAAcaattcctcctcttcctcctccaccttctccagcTTCAGATGTATCTCCTCTACATCCACCACCTTCTCCTCTTCCAGATGtatctcctctacctcctcctcttccagatgtatctcctctacctcctcctcttccagatgtatctcctctacctcctcctcctgctccaaatgtatctcctctacctcctcctcctgctccagatgtatctcctctacctcctcctccaccttctcctgcTCCCGATGTATCTCCTCCACCTTCACCACTAGCAGATCgtcctcctctgtctcctcctctgATTCGTGATGTTCCATCTcatcttcctcactgtatgacatgGGACATCAATGATTTATGAATAAGTCGGATAATATGGAGACTGGGGAATCATGAGTTATATTCTCTCCGGGAGAAGCAGATGGCCCTTAATaatccactgaggctctgccacccaggggcctactgagctctgtcacccaggggcctactgaggctctgtcacccaggggcctactgaggctctgtcacccaggggcctactgaggctctgtcacccaggggcctactgaggctctgtcacccaggggcctaatgaggctctgtcacccaggggcctaatgaggctctgtcacccaggggcctactgaggctctgtcacccaggggcctactgaggctctgtcacccaggggcctactgaggctttgtcacccaggggcctactgaggctctgtcacccaggggcctactgaggctctgtcacccaggggcctactgaggctctgtcacccaggggcctactgaggctctgtcacccaggggcctactgaggctctgtcacccaggggcctactgaggctctgtcacccaggggcctactgaggctttgtcacccaggggcctactaaggctctgtcacccaggggcctactgaggctctgtcacccaggggcctactgaggctctgtcacccaggggcctactgaggctctgtcacccaggggactactgaggctctgtcacccaggggcctactgaggctctgtcacccaggggcctactgaggctctgtcacccaggggcctactgaggctctgtcacccaggggcctactgaggctctgtcacccaggggcctaatgaggctctgccacccaggggcctactgaggctttgtcacccaggggcctactaaggctctgtcacccaggggcctactgaggctctgtcacccaggggcctactgaggctctgtcacccgggGGCCTacagaggctctgtcacccagggacctactgaggctctgtcacccagggacctactgaggctctgtcacccagggacctactgaggctctgtcacccagggacctactgaggctctgtcacccaggggcccactgaaacctggagtcacccaggggcctactgaggctctgtcacccaggggcccactgaaacctggagtcacccaggggcctactgaggctctgccacccaggggcctactgaggctctgtcacccagggacctactgaaacctggagccacccTGTATGTACTTACATGTAACCAGGCAAACAAATCGCTGTTTCTTTTGCAATTCTCTTCCTAAAATAGAAAAGACATCGCTGGTTACTGGAACTGCCCAACACATGTccccatctacccctcatgtcccctgtgtacccctcatgtcccccatctacccctcatgtccccatatacccctcatgtctccatatacccctcatgtctccatctacccctcatgtccccatatacccctcatgtctccatatacccctcatgtccccatatacccctcatgtccccatatacccctcatgtcccctgtGTAGCCCTCATGTCTCCAcatacccctcatgtctccatatacccctcatgtctcccatctacccctcatgtctccatatacccctcatgtctccagtatacccctcatgtctccatctacccctcatgtcccccatctacccctCGTGTCTCccgtatacccctcatgtcccccgtgtacccctcatgtctccacatacccctcatgtctccagtatacccctcatgtccccatctacccctcgtgtctcccatctacccctcatgtctccagcatacccctcatgtcctaatatacccctcatgtctccatatacccctcatgtcgcCATATACCCCTCGTGTCCccccatctacccctcatgtccccatctacccctcatgtcccccatctacccctcgtgtcccccatctacccctcgtgtcctccatctacccctcgtgtcctccatctacccctcgtgtcctccatctacccctcatgtctcccatctacccctcgtgtctcccatctacccctcgtgtctccatctacccctcatgtctcccatatacccctcatgtcttcatctacccctcatgtctccCATATATCCCTCATGTCTTCATCTACCCCTCGTGTCTCCCGTATACCCTTCGTGTCCCCCGTATACCCCTCGTGTCTCCCGTATACCCCTCGTGTCCCCCGTCTACCCCCCATGCCCCCCGTATGCCCCTCATGTACAGAATATGGTATAATTACCTTTTATTGGGGTCGGAGCCATAGACTTTCCACCACCTGTTGGGGAATATGAGGAGATACATGACATATACCGGTCAGGAGACATCACTACACATTCCCAGACGACCAATCACATCACTGATATACACTATGGATCGTGTCTCGTAGGATTGGGAAGATTTGGATCACAAAGGTTTGGGGTCAGTTTATTTGTCTCCTGAAGTCACCAGTGCAGTGACTCTACTTACATCATCCTCCGGCCCTGCTCCTTCTCTGTCATCTGTTCTTGGATTGTCACCTCCTCCCACCATCTCCTCTTCACCTCCATCTTCCTCTGCTTGGTCTTCTCCTCCATCTTCACCTCCTtggtcttctcctcctcccatgcCCTCTTCACCTCCAGCTTCTTGATGTTCCTCACTATCTCCTCCTCACAGATATCTCTCACCTCCAGCTTCTTGATGTTCCTCAC harbors:
- the LOC140069293 gene encoding uncharacterized protein isoform X5; the encoded protein is MATSLLLLCYRVGDWRFCVILRMDDFEVMEEELEVIDICEEEIVRNIKKLEVRDICEEEIVRNIKKLEVKRAWEEEKTKEVKMEEKTKQRKMEVKRRWWEEVTIQEQMTEKEQGRRMMWWKVYGSDPNKRKRIAKETAICLPGYIREVKVAWASEESLQPRRKWWRPKCLSPGSGRKSSRSSKGEKKPSRFMRFLLCCCRADTSE
- the LOC140069293 gene encoding uncharacterized protein isoform X2, which encodes MATSLLLLCYRVGDWRFCVILRMDDFEVMEEELEVIDICEEEIVRNIKKLEVRDICEEEIVRNIKKLEVKRAWEEEKTKEVKMEEKTKQRKMEVKRRWWEEVTIQEQMTEKEQGRRMMWWKVYGSDPNKRKRIAKETAICLPGYIEEDEMEHHESEEETEEDDLLVVKVEEIHREQEKVEEEVEEIHLEQEEEVEEIHLEEEEVEEIHLEEEEVEEIHLEEEKVVDVEEIHLKLEKVEEEEEELLIEEHLEEDIEGLGRREVKVAWASEESLQPRRKWWRPKCLSPGSGRKSRSSKGEKKPSRFMRFLLCCCRADTSE
- the LOC140069293 gene encoding uncharacterized protein isoform X4; the protein is MDDFEVMEEELEVIDICEEEIVRNIKKLEVRDICEEEIVRNIKKLEVKRAWEEEKTKEVKMEEKTKQRKMEVKRRWWEEVTIQEQMTEKEQGRRMMWWKVYGSDPNKRKRIAKETAICLPGYIEEDEMEHHESEEETEEDDLLVVKVEEIHREQEKVEEEVEEIHLEQEEEVEEIHLEEEEVEEIHLEEEEVEEIHLEEEKVVDVEEIHLKLEKVEEEEEELLIEEHLEEDIEGLGRREVKVAWASEESLQPRRKWWRPKCLSPGSGRKSSRSSKGEKKPSRFMRFLLCCCRADTSE
- the LOC140069293 gene encoding uncharacterized protein isoform X6, with product MATSLLLLCYRVGDWRFCVILRMDDFEVMEEELEVIDICEEEIVRNIKKLEVRDICEEEIVRNIKKLEVKRAWEEEKTKEVKMEEKTKQRKMEVKRRWWEEVTIQEQMTEKEQGRRMMWWKVYGSDPNKRKRIAKETAICLPGYIREVKVAWASEESLQPRRKWWRPKCLSPGSGRKSRSSKGEKKPSRFMRFLLCCCRADTSE
- the LOC140069293 gene encoding uncharacterized protein isoform X3, whose translation is MATSLLLLCYRVGDWRFCVILRMDDFEVMEEELEVIDICEEEIVRNIKKLEVRDICEEEIVRNIKKLEVKRAWEEEKTKEVKMEEKTKQRKMEVKRRWWEEVTIQEQMTEKEQGRRMMWWKVYGSDPNKRKRIAKETAICLPGYIEEDEMEHHESEEETEEDDLLVVKVEEIHREQEKVEEEVEEIHLEQEEEVEEIHLEEEEVEEIHLEEEKVVDVEEIHLKLEKVEEEEEELLIEEHLEEDIEGLGRREVKVAWASEESLQPRRKWWRPKCLSPGSGRKSSRSSKGEKKPSRFMRFLLCCCRADTSE
- the LOC140069293 gene encoding uncharacterized protein isoform X1, whose product is MATSLLLLCYRVGDWRFCVILRMDDFEVMEEELEVIDICEEEIVRNIKKLEVRDICEEEIVRNIKKLEVKRAWEEEKTKEVKMEEKTKQRKMEVKRRWWEEVTIQEQMTEKEQGRRMMWWKVYGSDPNKRKRIAKETAICLPGYIEEDEMEHHESEEETEEDDLLVVKVEEIHREQEKVEEEVEEIHLEQEEEVEEIHLEEEEVEEIHLEEEEVEEIHLEEEKVVDVEEIHLKLEKVEEEEEELLIEEHLEEDIEGLGRREVKVAWASEESLQPRRKWWRPKCLSPGSGRKSSRSSKGEKKPSRFMRFLLCCCRADTSE